The genomic window TGAAAATTATTTGGGAAGTTATCTTCAATACACTACAAAAGTATTTGAAACTGACTTTTTTACTTTTGATGAAATTTCTAATTATCAAATGAATGCTGTTTATATTCCGTATGTGAATATCAATAACTTCCTGATTGATAATGTTGGATCTTTTGACTACAAACATGCGAATAGTATTTTGGTCGAAAAGATTTTGGATAATTCCCGTAATAATGACGATAAGAAGATGATTGTGAATTTCAATCCGGAATATTTCGAAATCATTGTGGTTCAAAATCAGAAGCTTTTATTGTTTAATTCTTTTGAATACAATACTCCGGAAGATTTTATCTATTACATTCTATTTACTGCAGAACAATTGAGTCTGAATCCAGAAAGTTTTCCATTAGAATTATTGGGAACCATATCAGACAATGATCCGTTCTATGCTATTGCATACAAATATATCCGTCATATTTCTTTTCTAGACGTTACAACACTGCAGGAAAAGAACAATTTCACAACTGCTCAAAATCAAAAACATTATATCTTATTTCAATCATGAGAATCATTTCAGGAAAATACAAAGGACGCAGAATTTTTCCGCCAAAAAATCTACCTGTAAGACCAACTACTGATATGAGTAAAGAAGCATTGTTTAATGTTTTGAATAATCATTTTAGTTTTGACAGCTTAAAGGTTCTGGATTTATTTTCGGGAACAGGTAACATCAGTTATGAATTCGCTTCACGCGGAAGCGCGCCAATTACATCTGTTGACGGTGATTTCGGCTGTGTGAAATTCATCAAACAAATTTCATCAGAATATGATTTTGATATTGCTGCGACTAAAAGTGATGTTTTTAAATTTCTGGAAAACTGCAAAACTACCTACGATATTATTTTTGCCGATCCGCCATACGGATTGGATCAGGCTACTTTCGAAAAAGTTGTTTTAACGGTTTTTGAAAAAGGTTTACTAGAAGATGATGGCATGATGATTATCGAGCATTCAAAGTATACTAAAATGGATCATTTGAGTAATTTTTCTTTTCAAAAAAGTTACGGCGGTTCGTTTTTTAGTTTCTTCGAACTAAATTCAACCGATGATGATGAAGAATTACCACACGACAGCTCTAAAAAAGATACTGAAGAAGACGAAGGATAGTTTTCTTTTTAAGATATAGAAACCCCTTGTAATAATCTTTACAAGGGGTTTTTTATGCTTTTTTGAGACTTAAAAATTGTCTTAAACTATTACAGTTAAATCTTTTAAAGGCAATTCTATAAATCTGCGCTTCCTTTATTTGCAAAAATATCTTTATGAAAAAGCTACTTTCACTATTTACATTTATTGTTTTATGTTCATGTTCAGAGGACTATTATGAAAACACTGATGGATATTATCAGCCTTCAAGCTACATTAATCCACCAGTTTGGATTCAAGGTACATGGAAAGATGATAAAGATCGAATAATCGAATTTACTGAAGATGAATTGTACTACGGTTATCCATTGCTGCCATATAAATCTGTAAGCAGTGAAATACTTGATTATGAAAGATATTATCAGACAGAATATAATGAATACCGAGATGCAAATGTTCAAGAGGCAGAGTTAATAGATTACTACAGCATAAAGTATAATGCTGTAAATGCTCCAAGCAAGAAATTCAGATTTATTAAATTATCAGAAACAAAAATTGAATCTACGGATTTGATGCCTGGAATTTATATTAGACAAAATTATTAAAGTAAATCCCATGAAAATATGGGGCTGTATTTTTATGATTTTGTTTTTTATTCCTTTCGCTTCTTAACTCCAAAATTAAAAGAAACTCCAAATCCAAAATTGTTTACACTGCTATAATGCATATTATCTTGAGGCATTTTTTTAAACGCTTTATTAAAATTTAATCGACTAAAACTTCCAGTTAAAGCTATCGAATTAGTATTATTTTCAGAAAGAAAAAATTCGTACCCCATTTCTACTCCGAAGTAACACTGCCAGGCAGGACGACTTCGACTTTGTTGAAAAGAATTGGAAGGATAATGGTAATCTGTACTGGTGAAATCTTCTGTTGCCACAATTCGTGCTACATTTAATTTAGGCATTATAAAATAGTTAACCACACTTCTTCCATCAGATAAATCTCCTAAAAATAAATTGTAAATCTTACAGCCTAAAGCAGTATTTACTGCAAATCCTTTTGTTGACATCGTTTGTAAAACATAATTATCAAAATCATAATGTTGCTGCGTTTTACCCTCTGAAATTATGTAACTAGCGGAAAGTTGAAGTGCTACTAAAGGATCTTCGTCATCAAAATCTCCGTAGTCAATTCCTGCCTGTATTTCTCGCATTATCCCAGACATTTTACTTTTGGGATAGTGGAAATAATTTCCAAAAACTCTCATTTCTTGAGCATTAGCATTATAAAAGGATAACACTATCAAGATAAAATAAACAGCAATTCTTAATTTATTAAATTTCATTATTTGTGTATTTAATTTTTACATCAAATACACAAACATCATTCCAAAAGAAAGAATTAACTTACAAATCTAACGAATCCTGCTCTCATTTTCATTCACACTTTTTTCTTTAAATTCACTTTCTTTTATTTTTCCAAAAGAATAACGAAGTGTAATAGAAACTTCATTCGCATCAACCAGATATCTCGCTCTAGATCCTATGTCATTGATTGTAAATCTCTCTGTATAAATCGTATTTTTAAAAATATCATTATAGCTTAAAGTACAATTCCAGTTTTTACCGAAAGATTTTGCGAGAGACATATCAAAAATCAACTTTGCATTTCGTTCAAAAACACCTTCTTTTTGTTTCGTTGCTCCCCAAAAAGACAGAACGAATGTAAAATCTTTTGGGAGTTTGAAAGTATTGTTAGAGTAATAATATAAATAAGGTTTGGACGAATTGAATAATGCTTTTTCATCTTCAATTTTGTTTTTAGTAAAAACTAAAGAGTTTGTGTTCGTCCAAAATTTATAAGTAAAAGGCAGTGTCAACTCAATATTAAATCCTGATTCCTTTTGGAAATTTTTCTCCGTAAAAGTCAGCACATTATTTTGATTATCAAAAACAAAATCTTGATACACAGGATTTTTATTTTTGTATAAGGTCAGTTTTATAAACTTGTCATGATACTGAAAAACTGTTGAAATAACATCCATAAATGTCGGTCCTAAATTGATATTGCTTCCATAAATAAAGTACGGATTTATGTAAGCTGCAATCATACTTAAAGAAGAATAGTTGGGTCTCGAAATGCTTTTCGAATAATCTACACTTACACTTTTTGTACTGTCTATTGAAAACGATAATTGTGCCTTAGGAAAAAGATTGGTATAGTTTTTATCAATTAAAAAAGCATCATCTGTGCTGTATTTCCCGCTGACATTGGTGTTTTCAACTCTAAGTCCAACCGAGAATGTTGCTTTTTTAATTTTTCCAGAAAGCTGGGAATATGCTGCTAAATTGGCTTCTTTAAAGTTATAGTCAAAAGTGGTGTTTTCATTTTGATCATAATCAAAGACATCATAATTAGATTTAGATTTTGCGGCAGAATAAAGTCCGCCGTATTCTAAATTCATTTCGTTTTTAAACTTTTTTTCTAAATCAATTCTTCCCGAAAAAGCATCAACATTAAATTTTTGATCACGGTTTTGAGATAATTCTAATTCGGTTTCATTATAATTATTTTCAACCAAACTCCACAAATGCTGATTGAAATTGGAATACTGAAAACCTGCCAAAAGCTTGGTATCAATTGCTTTTATTTTTTTTGAATAATTGATAAATGAATTGATAAAATTCTTTTTACTCGAATTATCACTTAGAGTAAAAACATTATTTTGATCATTTTGATTTTGGTTGAAGGTAAAAGTATTAATATCAAAAGTATCGTTTCGAAGATTAGAATTTATATTGACCGAAACATAATCTTCTTCGTTTATTTTGTAAAACAAACCACCTCCAAAAATATACTGTTTGACGTTTGAATTGGCCGTTACATCATAATTAGAAATAATATCGGCTTGCGGAATCTGGTAAGCAATACTGTGATTTTCCCAAGGATTACGGCAATTGTAACTGAGATTGGCTTTCCATTCTAGTTTATCTTTTTTAAAACTAGAATTAAAACCCAAATAGTTATTGTAATGTTTCTTAAAAGATGCGGTTTCGGAAATTTCCGTTTTAAAGCTATCTTTTTTACTCAATTTTCTGGTAATCAAAATTACGGCACGTCCCTCAGCTTCATATTTTGAAGACGGATTTTGAATGATTTCAATCGTTTTGATATCAGCGACAGCCAAAGCATTCAACTCATTTATTCCCACTCTTTGATTGTCGATATAAATAAGCGGATTTCCCTTGCCTACAATCGAAATTCTTTCACGATTTGGATTTACCTGAACCAAAGGAAGTCTGGAAAGCAAATCAACAGGATTGGGAATTGCGCTGTAAATTGAGTTGGCAACATCCACTTTTATGTTTCCGTTTGAATTGGTAAAAGTCTTTTTGTTTTGAGTAATCACAACTTCATTTAGTTTTTGCGAAAGAGAATCTTTAGGAATTTCATTTTGCGCGTTTGCTATAAAAGAAAGGCAAAAAAGCATGAACGCAACTAAAAGTTTTAACGGCAGGTAAATATTCATTTTTGAAATAAAAGTTTTGGTTAATGACAATGCAAAAGTGCTTTGAAAAACCAATTCCGAAAGTTAATTGAAGGTTAATGCGGGGTTAATCTCCAGATTGTCTTATAAAAGCATTATTTTTGAATCGAGAAATGGCATATAGATTTTATAGGTTGGTATGCATAAGTTTCTCGCAGATCTTGCAGATAGAGCAGATTTAATATACTTGGAGATAACTTTATCTGCAAAATCTGTTAATCTGCGAGAAAAAACCAAATAATTAAGTATAAATCAATTTGATCAGCGTGCTGTAATGAAGCAAAGAATCAATTTATTAATCGCATTTTCTGTCGTGGCATTAATCGTTTTAATGACGGTACAATGCTATTTGGTAAAAACCGCTTATGAATATAAAGTGGCGCAGTTTCATACGCAGATTAAAAATGAAATTGCACAGATTAGTAATAATTACAGCGATATTGATTCGGCATTGGTTGCTAGAAAAGAAGCACTTTATAAAAATCTGTCTGAGAATTATCTTAAAGGAAAAAAATCCAAACTGGATATTAAAAACGGGATTTTAGAAAATAAATTCCAAAATGCGTTAACACAGAAAATTAAACGAAAATTTGAAAGGGATTTACCTAATTTCGAAATTGATTTTGCGATTGTTCTCAATAAATTCATACTCTACAAAAACGCTGCAAAAGTCGATACCATTTTCTCTGAAAAACCTTTTATCCAAAATAAATTATATGGTAATCTGACTTCGTTAAACCATGCTTTTTTGGTGAGAAGTTATGTTGGAACCACAAACGGAAACTTTGATAATCAAGAATATAAATTATTGACAGAAGATTCGATGTACGTCTCGGTTATCGATTGGGAAATGATTATTTTAAGACGAATGACATTTATTTTGGTTTTGTCTTTATTATCGATTCTCACGCTGATCACACTTTTTGTAATTGCGCTAAAAGCATTAATTAAACAGAAAAAAGTCAGCGATGTTAAAACCGATTTTATCAATAATATCACACACGAACTCAAAACGCCGTTGGCAACTTTAGGCATTTCAACAAAAATTCTGGAACAGAAAAACATTCGTGACAACGATGAAAATTTCAATGCAATTGTCAATACGATTTCGCGTCAGAACAATCGCCTTCAAAGTTTGATTGATCAGGTTATGGCGAATTCTCTGGCAGAAAATGAATTGGAATTACAAAAAGAAAAAATCGAAACCGAAGATTTTTTGCTTTCTATTGTAAATGATTTTAAAATTACATTTCCAAAAATCACTCTAAAAACCGATTTTCAAACGCAGAAAACTATTTTAGTTTTAGATAAATTCCACTTGACAACTGCTTTTTTGAATGTGTTGGAAAATGCCGTAAAATATGGTTCCAGCACGATTACTATTAAAACAAGAATAGTCGAAAATCAGTTTGCAGTCAGCATTGAAGATGATGGAATTGGAATTGCTAAAAACAAACAATCACTACTCTTTGACAAATTCTATCGTGTAGAACAAGGAAACCTTCATAATACAAAAGGTTTAGGATTAGGTTTGTATTATGTTTCTCAAATTATAAAAGCGCATCAGGGCTCTGTTAATATTGTGAGTGAATTAGGAAAAGGAACGCAGTTTACTATTTTATTAAAAGTTTAATTACCTTATTTTGAAAAAATTACTTTTAGCTGAAGACGATTTTGATTTTGCAGCAATTTTAAAACAATATTTAGAACTGCATCAATTTGAAGTAGTCTGGGCAGAAAATGGAGAAATAGCTTTAGAGTATTTCAAAAACCAGACTTTTGATATTTGTGTTTTTGATGTGATGATGCCTAAATTGGACGGATTTTCATTGGCCGAAAAAATAATTACAATCAATCCTGAAATTCCATTTATATTCCTGACGGCAAGAAAGTTAAAAGAAGACAAAATAATTGGATTAAAATTAGGTGCAGATGATTATATCGTAAAACCTTTTGAAGTCGATGAACTCGTTCTCCGCTTGCAGAATATCCTTAAAAGAATCGAACAAAAAAGAAGTTTGGAAGGAAATAATATTATTGAAATTGGCTCTTATATTTTTGACAATGAAAGATTAACACTCAACAATAAAAATCACGTACAGCAACTTACAGAGAAAGAAGCTTCTCTAATTGAATATTTGTATCTCAACCATAATCAGTTATTAAAGAGAGATCAAATTTTAATGTCTGTATGGAAAAAAGACGACTATTTCTCAGGCCGAAGCATGGATGTTTTTATCAGCAGACTTAGAAAATATTTCAATTCAGATCCAAAGATAAAAATAGAAAGTGTTCGTAATATTGGCTTAGAATTTAAAATAGAAAAACCTTGACGTCTCAAGGTTTTCTTTGTTTTATTTGAGAACTATTTTCCAATAACCCATCCTAAAGTAAAGTTTCCAATAGGAGCAAATTCAGTATCAAATTTGTCAAAATTTACACCCGCTCCTAAATGTATCTCGATATTGAATCGTCCCTTATACGTACGCTGCAATCCCCAAAGCGGCGCTATTGTAAAAGAAGAAACGTATTCTCCATACTTTTCGTTTGTCGAAAAAGATTTAAAATTATAATAGGCAGACGCCGCTATAAAATTACCAGAATTATGGGCTGTTCTTTTTCCTTTTGAAGCCCTCTTCTCTAAATTGTAATAGTGACGAAACTGCTCATTAATCATAGGAAAAAAATAAAAATTTCCTTCATCATAATAACTATTGTAACGATAACCTAATCCCAGACTAGCTTCAGAATATAAAGTATTTTTGGCTGAAAAACCATGTTCGTAAACAAAACCTGGAAATACTAAATTAACTTTAAATTGATTTTTTTCGACACTTATTGGAGTGTCATCCTGTGCATGGATTGCATTAAAAGAAATAATAAATAAGATTGCTAAGAGGTAATTTTTCTTCATTGTTTATCAATTGGTTAGTGGAGACAAAAATAGCAATTAAACTATGCAAAACTCGAAAGTTTTGTTTTATTTTCTTACAACTTTTCGGCTTATAATCATATAATCTTTCATCAAGAATTGTATAACAAAAATTATCTATTTCGATTATATATTTGGTAAGAACTTTTAAATCTAACAATCATGAACCTAAAAAGATTTTTCGGAGGATTATTGACAATCCTAGGAATAGTAGGACTTATATATACTGCGGTAATTTTCGCAGGCACGTCTGGAGAAACCAGAGATATCAAATCATTAATTATCTACGGTATACTAGGAATCGTTTTTTTTATGTCAGGAATCAGTTTGGTTCGTGCGACAAAAGACGAAGCTTAGTTTTCTTTTAAAGCAGCAAAGGTTCAGAGGTGCAAAGGTTCAAAGGCTTTAAAAACTTTGTGCCTTTGTAACTCTGAACCTTTGAACCTTAAAAAGGCTACTCTTCTAAAACTGGATCGAGATCCAATTCTGTAAAATCTCTTTCAGTTTTCGAAATTACAATTGTAGCAACTGTATTTCCTATAAGATTGGTGATCGCACGTGCTTCACTCATAAATTTATCAACTCCCAATAAAAAGGCCAAACCTTCAACGGGAATTTTATGAAGCGCCGTTAATGTAGATGCTAGAACAATAAATCCGCTTCCAGTAACTCCTGCAGCGCCTTTTGATGTAATCATTAGAATTCCGATGACAGTGAGGATTTCAAAAAAACTCAAATGTACATCGTAGAGCTGCGCTAAGAAAATTACTGACATTGAAAGATAAATCGAAGTTCCATCAAGATTGAAAGAATATCCAGTTGGAATTACTAATCCTACAACCGATTTACTGCACCCCATTCTTTCTAGTTTTACCATAATACTCGGCAAAGCAGCTTCTGATGAGGAAGTTCCTAAAACCAGTAAAAGTTCTTCTTTTATATATTTTAAAATCGAAAGAATACTGATTTTGTAGTATCGCAGGATACTTCCTAAAATTAAAAATACAAAAAGCGCCATAGTTAAATACACACAAAGCATTAATTTCCCAAGCGGAATTAAAGTTTCTAATCCGAATTTTCCAATTGTGTATGCCATCCCGCCAAATGCACCAATTGGCGCTAAATACATTACATATTTTAAACAGGTAAAAACAACTTTGGAAAAACGCTCTAAGACCAGAATAGTTTGTTCTCTTTTTTTATAAAAGTTCAGGACAATTCCACAAATAATTGCTGCCAGCAAAACCTGCAGCGTAAAATTGGAAAAGAAAAACTGAAGCCACGAAAAGTTCTCTGCACTGGCATTTGTATATTGACTTGCATCTCCTAGAGTCAATCCCGATTTATCAATTTTTCCCGGTTGAAATAAATAAGCAACAGCAACGCCAATTGCCAAAGCGACTGTAGAAACAACTTCAAAATATGCAAGGGCTTTAATACCAATTCGACCCACTTTCTTTAAATTTCCCATTCCAGAAATTCCCAAAACAATCGTCAGGAAAATAATCGGACCGATAAAAAGCTTGATAAGATCAACGAATCTTTTGCCCAAAACTTCCATTTTCATACCATTTTCCGGCGAAAAATGTCCGAGCAGGATACCCGCGATAATTGCAATTAAAACCCAAAAAGTCAAATTGGTAATTACAGCACGGAAAAGATTTTTCTTAGTTTTGGAAGAGGGATTTGGAGTAGAAATATTCATGAAGCAGGTTTAGATAGTTTCACAAATATATAAAAAATGCAGACCTATAAGCCGGATTCTGTTCTTGTCTCATTTTGCAGCGAGACAATACCTTATCATTTATCTAGATTCCGAATTACTTCGGAACTCAAGCTACCTACCCTTCAGCAACGGACGAGAAGCCCTTAAATGCTGATATACTTGGTATTTCACCGCATAGAGTTTACCTGTTTTCACTACAGCATTACCTGTACATACTTTCTGCTGCACTTGTCCTAATCCCGATCCCGAGACTTCGGGACGAGACCGACGGGTGTTACCCGCTATGCTTCTCTGTGGTGTCCGGACTTTCCTCCCTCCCAATAAATTGGAACGACGATAAGGCGGTCTGCGCGGCAAAAGTACAATTTTATCACTTAACTATATTGGTTTTAAATTTCCGATTTTATGAGTTTTAGCATAACTTTTTAATTTTAAAATAGTTATCTTTAAAAATCTATAATTTTAAATTCAGTTATCATGAAAAGAATGTATCATTACGCAACTGTCTCAAAGGCTTTAGATCAATTGAATGAAAAAGGATTTACCTGCGATTTTAATCGAAATGCAGACATGATTAAAAAGAATCCTGAGAAATTTGAAATTGTTCATGTGTATCGATACGAAGGGGAATCAGACCCTGCGGATGAGGCAGTTGTATACGGAATTAAATCTACGAGTGGTAAAAAGGGCGTGTATGTAGCTGGCTTTTCAGCCGATTCAGATCAGGAAACAGCTAAATTTTTATTTGATTTAAGTATTAGAGGAAGGTAATTGTATTGAACTTAGTCATTTCGACGAAAAACAAATCACGCTAAAAATACTGTAAAGTTTAAATGCGATTTCTCTTTCGTCGAAGTGACATAAAATGAAGAAGTTTGTCTGAAGATAATTTGACTTTAGAATAGCATAACACATAAAAAAAGCCCGTCTATAAAACGGACTTTTAAACAGCAGCGTAAATTAATTTATGCCGTTGGTATTTTCAATTTCCAACCAGGCTGAATCAAGTCTGGATTTGAAATAACATCTTTATTAGCTTCAAAGATGGTTTGCCATGAAACTCCAAATTCTTTTCCGATTTTCGAAAGAGAATCTCCGCTTTTCACCGTATAATCTGTTGTTGCTCCTTCCGCAACTTCGATATTCATTACAACATCTGCCGATCTGTAATCTGGATCTATTTTATTATAAGCATCCCACAGTTTTTCTTTATCTGCCGCCGATTTTGCTTTACCATCAATGTACAAAACATTATCTTGTTCTCTTACCTGCAAATTGGCAATTCCTAATTCTCCCGCCAAATCTGTCACATCTCTATATTTATCTTGTAAACTCATCATGACTTATTTAATGATTAATTTGTTATCAACTTTTTTGGGTTTCAATTCCTGAATGCTTTGCATTAAAGGCTGTAGTTTATCTCTTTTAATTTCTCCAGAAAGTGTTACAACGCCTCCTACAACCGTAGCACTTACTCCATCATAAGCATCTACCACTTTATGAATGGATTTATCTAGCTCTGTATCCGGATTAATGACAACGGCTTCTGCTGCAGGTTCTTGATTGGCTCTCGCAATTTCGCAGGTGTTTACTACAGATTTTACACCCTTAGTTGCTCTTACACTTTTTTCAATATTTTTTTTGAAGATTTCGTCGTCGCAGGTTCCTGTTATTGTCGCCACTCCGTCATGTACTGTAACTTGTATATTTGGCGTGTCGCTTAATTTTTCGCTGATTGCTTTTTCTATATCTGCATCTTTAGGTGCGCATGCCGCAAGTGAAACAAAAAGACCGATTCCCAATAAAATTGATTTGATTTTCATAATAATAATGTTTTAATAATTAACTATCTAAAATTAAACACTTTAAAAACTAAAACATTATAGGATATACAGATGGGTTTTATATTTTTTCCAGTAAGAATAAAAGTATATAACTACGATTAAGAACAATCCCAGTAACTTTCAATACTTTTTTCTCCACAATGAGTACATATATAATAGTAAATATTTCCAGCATCTCCAATCATAATTCCAAGATCAGCCTTCTTAGGAAAATCACTTGAGAGTTGAAATAAAAACTCTTTAATTCTTCCACAATTACACTTTGGATAATAAGATGATTGTGTAAAACTCGGATACCCTCCAATTTTTGTGTAAGATTTAGTAACATATTTTTCTATGCTCTCATCTAATAAACTTTCTTTTAAATTACTATCAAGCTTTGCCCAATCAGTACTCTTATAATCATCAAATTTTGGATAATCAGAAGTTACTAAAGACTTTAAATAACAATCGGGAACCTCTGGTTCTATAAGATCTCCCACATTTTTAAGTTTTATTAACACTTTATTTTTTTTGCAGTCTACTTTTGAGTAATAATGAAACATCTTTTGATCATAACGATCAGAAAAGGACTCATTACAATTATAATTAGGACAGCGAAAAAGTTGAAAAATATTAGCATCTACAGGAAAATAAAATTCCGGAAAATCTTTCTTATAAAGTTGAAAAACAAAATTTAAAGAACTTTTACAAATATCACATTTTGGATATTCTGAAAAAGATTCCATATTTGGATATCCTCCAAATTTACTTTCTTTCCAACTTATTTCACGGTGCAGGTTACGTGACTGTAGCAAAACTGTACTTTTTTTATATTTTTCTATTATAGCGTACATAGAATCTTTACTTACAATTTTATTAGATTCGACGGATTGATTTGTCAGTTGGTAATCTTGATAAAGTGAAATCTCAGACGAATCCGACAATTCAGCTTGAAATTTTGTGTAATAATTTGTTCCATAAAGAATTACAGCAAGTAAAGGAAAAATTAGAATCTTCGTAAGATATCGTACGCGTTCTCTATTTACATTTTTATTATGACTTTCGAACAT from Flavobacterium fluviale includes these protein-coding regions:
- a CDS encoding BON domain-containing protein; this translates as MKIKSILLGIGLFVSLAACAPKDADIEKAISEKLSDTPNIQVTVHDGVATITGTCDDEIFKKNIEKSVRATKGVKSVVNTCEIARANQEPAAEAVVINPDTELDKSIHKVVDAYDGVSATVVGGVVTLSGEIKRDKLQPLMQSIQELKPKKVDNKLIIK
- a CDS encoding sensor histidine kinase — encoded protein: MKQRINLLIAFSVVALIVLMTVQCYLVKTAYEYKVAQFHTQIKNEIAQISNNYSDIDSALVARKEALYKNLSENYLKGKKSKLDIKNGILENKFQNALTQKIKRKFERDLPNFEIDFAIVLNKFILYKNAAKVDTIFSEKPFIQNKLYGNLTSLNHAFLVRSYVGTTNGNFDNQEYKLLTEDSMYVSVIDWEMIILRRMTFILVLSLLSILTLITLFVIALKALIKQKKVSDVKTDFINNITHELKTPLATLGISTKILEQKNIRDNDENFNAIVNTISRQNNRLQSLIDQVMANSLAENELELQKEKIETEDFLLSIVNDFKITFPKITLKTDFQTQKTILVLDKFHLTTAFLNVLENAVKYGSSTITIKTRIVENQFAVSIEDDGIGIAKNKQSLLFDKFYRVEQGNLHNTKGLGLGLYYVSQIIKAHQGSVNIVSELGKGTQFTILLKV
- a CDS encoding DUF1963 domain-containing protein: MEGKEIIKLTETIRFVSILLLVYWIYDYKMNHGLGMAVTFYHVILGVLILMIGILVHLLIKNQTSMFESHNKNVNRERVRYLTKILIFPLLAVILYGTNYYTKFQAELSDSSEISLYQDYQLTNQSVESNKIVSKDSMYAIIEKYKKSTVLLQSRNLHREISWKESKFGGYPNMESFSEYPKCDICKSSLNFVFQLYKKDFPEFYFPVDANIFQLFRCPNYNCNESFSDRYDQKMFHYYSKVDCKKNKVLIKLKNVGDLIEPEVPDCYLKSLVTSDYPKFDDYKSTDWAKLDSNLKESLLDESIEKYVTKSYTKIGGYPSFTQSSYYPKCNCGRIKEFLFQLSSDFPKKADLGIMIGDAGNIYYYICTHCGEKSIESYWDCS
- a CDS encoding cation:dicarboxylate symporter family transporter; the protein is MNISTPNPSSKTKKNLFRAVITNLTFWVLIAIIAGILLGHFSPENGMKMEVLGKRFVDLIKLFIGPIIFLTIVLGISGMGNLKKVGRIGIKALAYFEVVSTVALAIGVAVAYLFQPGKIDKSGLTLGDASQYTNASAENFSWLQFFFSNFTLQVLLAAIICGIVLNFYKKREQTILVLERFSKVVFTCLKYVMYLAPIGAFGGMAYTIGKFGLETLIPLGKLMLCVYLTMALFVFLILGSILRYYKISILSILKYIKEELLLVLGTSSSEAALPSIMVKLERMGCSKSVVGLVIPTGYSFNLDGTSIYLSMSVIFLAQLYDVHLSFFEILTVIGILMITSKGAAGVTGSGFIVLASTLTALHKIPVEGLAFLLGVDKFMSEARAITNLIGNTVATIVISKTERDFTELDLDPVLEE
- a CDS encoding SH3 domain-containing protein; translation: MKRMYHYATVSKALDQLNEKGFTCDFNRNADMIKKNPEKFEIVHVYRYEGESDPADEAVVYGIKSTSGKKGVYVAGFSADSDQETAKFLFDLSIRGR
- a CDS encoding DUF3822 family protein codes for the protein MSLQNTNITSKNYKKLSIQVSLTGFSYCCFDTLNNVITSFKEIQFDNSNKSRKIEDLFADAFKNNPELKNTYDEVMVIHTNNLSTFVPTALFDENYLGSYLQYTTKVFETDFFTFDEISNYQMNAVYIPYVNINNFLIDNVGSFDYKHANSILVEKILDNSRNNDDKKMIVNFNPEYFEIIVVQNQKLLLFNSFEYNTPEDFIYYILFTAEQLSLNPESFPLELLGTISDNDPFYAIAYKYIRHISFLDVTTLQEKNNFTTAQNQKHYILFQS
- a CDS encoding LysM peptidoglycan-binding domain-containing protein, translating into MSLQDKYRDVTDLAGELGIANLQVREQDNVLYIDGKAKSAADKEKLWDAYNKIDPDYRSADVVMNIEVAEGATTDYTVKSGDSLSKIGKEFGVSWQTIFEANKDVISNPDLIQPGWKLKIPTA
- a CDS encoding RsmD family RNA methyltransferase produces the protein MRIISGKYKGRRIFPPKNLPVRPTTDMSKEALFNVLNNHFSFDSLKVLDLFSGTGNISYEFASRGSAPITSVDGDFGCVKFIKQISSEYDFDIAATKSDVFKFLENCKTTYDIIFADPPYGLDQATFEKVVLTVFEKGLLEDDGMMIIEHSKYTKMDHLSNFSFQKSYGGSFFSFFELNSTDDDEELPHDSSKKDTEEDEG
- a CDS encoding response regulator transcription factor is translated as MKKLLLAEDDFDFAAILKQYLELHQFEVVWAENGEIALEYFKNQTFDICVFDVMMPKLDGFSLAEKIITINPEIPFIFLTARKLKEDKIIGLKLGADDYIVKPFEVDELVLRLQNILKRIEQKRSLEGNNIIEIGSYIFDNERLTLNNKNHVQQLTEKEASLIEYLYLNHNQLLKRDQILMSVWKKDDYFSGRSMDVFISRLRKYFNSDPKIKIESVRNIGLEFKIEKP
- a CDS encoding outer membrane beta-barrel family protein, translating into MNIYLPLKLLVAFMLFCLSFIANAQNEIPKDSLSQKLNEVVITQNKKTFTNSNGNIKVDVANSIYSAIPNPVDLLSRLPLVQVNPNRERISIVGKGNPLIYIDNQRVGINELNALAVADIKTIEIIQNPSSKYEAEGRAVILITRKLSKKDSFKTEISETASFKKHYNNYLGFNSSFKKDKLEWKANLSYNCRNPWENHSIAYQIPQADIISNYDVTANSNVKQYIFGGGLFYKINEEDYVSVNINSNLRNDTFDINTFTFNQNQNDQNNVFTLSDNSSKKNFINSFINYSKKIKAIDTKLLAGFQYSNFNQHLWSLVENNYNETELELSQNRDQKFNVDAFSGRIDLEKKFKNEMNLEYGGLYSAAKSKSNYDVFDYDQNENTTFDYNFKEANLAAYSQLSGKIKKATFSVGLRVENTNVSGKYSTDDAFLIDKNYTNLFPKAQLSFSIDSTKSVSVDYSKSISRPNYSSLSMIAAYINPYFIYGSNINLGPTFMDVISTVFQYHDKFIKLTLYKNKNPVYQDFVFDNQNNVLTFTEKNFQKESGFNIELTLPFTYKFWTNTNSLVFTKNKIEDEKALFNSSKPYLYYYSNNTFKLPKDFTFVLSFWGATKQKEGVFERNAKLIFDMSLAKSFGKNWNCTLSYNDIFKNTIYTERFTINDIGSRARYLVDANEVSITLRYSFGKIKESEFKEKSVNENESRIR